A stretch of DNA from Eschrichtius robustus isolate mEscRob2 chromosome 12, mEscRob2.pri, whole genome shotgun sequence:
AGAGACTTTGTGTCACAAGTAATTAAGTCGATCAATGCAGCAAGCCCTCAGTTGTTAACCCTCAGGAAAAGATAATGGTAGCATAATACTTGGTAAATGTTGAAAGTTTAGGTGCAAATCTAGTTAGTGATCTACAAGATCATTTAAACCACTCCTTTAGTACTATCTCATGTTGAAAGGAATTGTTTTGCATCGTAATGGGACAAGTTAATCTGTAATTCATACTTATGTTTTTAATAGCCAATCTCAACTCTACTGAGCTGGGCCCTAATCAATTGTAAATAGGAATACAATACTGCATAGCCTGGAGCTAGAATTTGTTTAGGCAGAGCTTAACAAAGGTTTCAGCATGACTTTAAGGGACATACAGTAACACTTGTGTACCATTTACAAGTTTGAGTTTTTCTTAACACCATTTTACACGAAGGTCAGTTGAAATTGTGAAACGTAGTGGGGTGCTTTTATGTGAGAATGTTATAGTGAAAAGTAAACATTTGTTAATATAGTTATAATAGCAAACATGAAATTAATTCAgagttaatggttttagtgcaTTCCGAAAATCTCGAAGAATTGAGGCCTGCCCAGGTCCCAACATGTCTGTGGTTTGGGGCTGCTATCTACCTACCTCATAAAGCAGAGGGTTTGTCTTCTGGGAAGACAAAGTCGTCCTCTCCTCTGATAAAACCTCTCACACAGTTGGCTTTGGCATCTTCCATGAAGAGGACTTCAGAGATTGAGGACTCATGCGGCTAGGCTTTCATTTGAGGTAGAGAGAGAAGACCGTGGTTATAACCAGACTGTCCAGAGTTGGGTGTAGTTACCTCCAGAACTTTTCACTGTTAACCCAGCCTGGGATTCATGGTAGTCATACAAGTAGATTCCTtaatagtaaataataatattaatagtttccaaaaagttttatttctttctcctttcctctccccctttctctcttttttaatatggCCCCAAAGAACCCTCAGACATATGATCAGATCACAAGCTTATATAGGTGTAAATTCTTTAGTCTTTGTAAAATCTGAAACTTACATATATCTTTAAAACACAATGCACCTTAATAGTAGGGATTCCTTTCTCCTCCTGTGGCCACAGCTCTTACCCCAAGCCAGAAAACTGACACTGGAGCATGATAGCTTGGAATGCAGTGCAAGGGCTCATCATAAGACTTACAGGCAAGCCACGTTAAGTCGTATGGGGAAGGTAGAGGAGGGTGTATTCAGGGGGCCTGGATTGGGGATAACAATAAGTGTTCAGGATTCTTTCCGAGTTCTGCTTTCATATGATCTCTGGACCCCTAAACTGATGGTTCTCAATTCTATCAGATCCAACACTCTTTTTCTATAACAAATACTGTAACTACCCCCTTTACTATCctgaaatgaaattcatagaTAATATAATCTACCAAAACACGACTTAACTGtaatataaaaggggaaataaaaggaaagtattttgttattttaaaaaatctcttaagaatttaaaaagagaaatcaagaaattgACGTAAAATTAGCCTTACTACATTTGAATGAGGGTATAAAAATCTCTTGGCGCCAATCACATCCAACACACGCCTTTTCAAAAAGTTgatcaaaagaaagccagtttCATgtaccaaagtttaaaaaatttattctgcAAACAAGATTAAGCATTGTAATAATTTGTGTTAAGTTCTGCGGAGAAAAGCCAAAGAACATAGTAAAGAAACTGCATAAGGAAGATAGAGGCGAGAAAGGGTTGAAAACAGCCATTCAAAGGGAGGCTGATGTCGGAGAGTGAACCTCGCTACCAATACCTTCACTGCAAGCCGTAAGGAACAAATGCCTTGTCCAATCAGAAAGGAACTCTCTTTATATATACCGGtgcggggggggtggggcgggggccaGGCTTTCATTTTTCCACCAGCTAGCTGCTTTCGGGGAATCTGTCACGGCTCGTACAAAGCAGACCGCTCGCAAGTCCACCGGCGGCAAGGCGCCGCGCAAGCAGCTGGCCACCAAGGCGGCCCGCAAGAGCGCACCGGCCACGGGCGGCGTGAAGAAGCCGCACCGCTACCGGCCCGGCACGGTGGCCCTGCGCGAGATCCGCCGCTACCAGAAGTCCATGGAGCTGCTGATCCGCAAG
This window harbors:
- the LOC137774112 gene encoding histone H3.1-like; this encodes MIAWNAVQGLIIRLTERNSLYIYRCGGGGAGARLSFFHQLAAFGESVTARTKQTARKSTGGKAPRKQLATKAARKSAPATGGVKKPHRYRPGTVALREIRRYQKSMELLIRKLPFQRLVREIAQDFKTDLRFQSSAVMALQEACEAYLVGLFEDTNLCAIHAKRVTIMPKDIQLARRIRGERA